Proteins from a single region of Candidatus Syntrophosphaera sp.:
- the raiA gene encoding ribosome-associated translation inhibitor RaiA, producing the protein MQITITARHFELTKAIRDYVETSCLKLKKYFDHIITVHATLALENSRNICEISLHASRFNLQSQSEEMDMYLSIDNALDKMEAQIKKLKERVTDHQKRALKDQFSEFSRESDILMSPESRVRKTIKTKRVVPEIFNVQEAMEKLDSQKEEFLIFKNIETDRLNVLVKRDDHNYKLFEP; encoded by the coding sequence ATGCAGATCACGATTACAGCCCGCCATTTCGAACTGACGAAAGCGATCCGGGACTATGTGGAAACTTCTTGCCTCAAGCTGAAGAAGTATTTTGACCACATCATCACGGTCCATGCCACCCTGGCCCTGGAAAACAGCCGCAATATCTGCGAGATATCGCTGCACGCTTCGAGGTTCAACCTGCAGAGCCAGTCCGAGGAGATGGACATGTACCTTTCCATAGACAACGCCCTGGACAAAATGGAAGCGCAGATCAAGAAGCTGAAAGAACGTGTGACAGACCACCAGAAACGGGCCCTGAAGGACCAATTCAGCGAGTTTTCCCGTGAATCGGACATCCTGATGAGCCCCGAAAGCAGAGTTCGCAAAACCATCAAAACCAAACGCGTGGTGCCCGAAATATTCAACGTTCAGGAAGCCATGGAAAAACTCGACAGCCAGAAGGAAGAATTCCTCATCTTCAAGAACATCGAAACCGACCGCCTGAACGTCCTGGTGAAAAGGGACGATCATAACTATAAACTGTTTGAACCCTGA
- a CDS encoding HPr family phosphocarrier protein — protein sequence MLRKTIRVTNKLGLHARPSALVVKAATKYRSDFFIEKNGMKVNGKSIMGVMMLAAECGSVLELSADGVDEEYLLEEIEALIAAGFGED from the coding sequence ATGCTCCGGAAAACAATTAGGGTCACCAACAAACTGGGGCTGCACGCGCGTCCCTCGGCCCTTGTCGTCAAGGCCGCGACCAAGTATCGCAGCGATTTCTTCATCGAGAAGAACGGCATGAAAGTGAATGGCAAAAGCATCATGGGCGTGATGATGTTGGCCGCCGAATGCGGGTCTGTGCTGGAACTGAGCGCCGACGGAGTGGACGAGGAATATCTCCTGGAGGAGATCGAAGCCCTCATCGCCGCGGGATTTGGGGAGGACTAA
- the hprK gene encoding HPr(Ser) kinase/phosphatase, which translates to MKEITIREFFDGKKKDLALSLLTEPETLNRKLSSPNLNRPGLALAGYLDVFSADRIQILGEVEVRYLQSLKEDLMLDRVRQVFKADIPCIIVTKGLTLPPAIEYLANDLNIPILSSRLSTIQLIQQLTRYLLDIFALEKTIHATLVDVFGRGILLTGKSGIGKSECALDLIHRGHSLVGDDLITLRFIDDQLVGRSGRDFGHFMEIRGVGFVNVERMFGIERVRQQKNIDLQIELMPWQENMDYERIGLSNNYAEHLGVKLPIIFLPVSPGKNVSVIVEVAAMNMILKGSGYDAAEDFNRLVHEEIRRQTLLKPNPSNLDAPENN; encoded by the coding sequence ATGAAAGAAATCACCATCCGAGAATTTTTTGACGGCAAGAAGAAAGACCTGGCCCTCTCGCTGCTCACCGAGCCGGAGACCCTGAACCGCAAGCTGAGCTCGCCAAACCTGAATCGGCCCGGACTGGCGCTGGCCGGTTACCTCGATGTCTTTTCCGCGGACCGGATCCAGATCTTGGGAGAGGTGGAGGTCCGCTATCTGCAAAGCCTCAAGGAAGACCTGATGCTGGACAGGGTGCGCCAGGTTTTTAAGGCCGACATCCCCTGCATCATAGTAACCAAGGGCCTCACCCTGCCCCCCGCCATCGAATACCTGGCCAACGATCTCAACATTCCCATTCTTTCCAGCCGCCTTTCCACGATCCAGCTCATCCAACAGCTCACCCGCTACCTGCTGGACATCTTTGCCCTGGAAAAGACCATCCACGCCACCCTGGTGGACGTGTTCGGCCGGGGTATCCTGCTGACCGGGAAAAGCGGGATCGGCAAAAGCGAATGCGCCCTGGACCTGATCCACCGCGGCCACAGCCTGGTGGGCGACGACCTGATCACCCTGCGCTTCATCGACGATCAGCTGGTCGGCAGGTCCGGCCGCGATTTTGGCCACTTCATGGAGATCCGCGGGGTCGGCTTTGTCAACGTCGAGCGCATGTTTGGGATCGAAAGGGTGCGCCAGCAGAAGAACATCGACCTCCAGATCGAGCTCATGCCCTGGCAGGAGAACATGGATTACGAGCGCATCGGCCTATCCAACAACTATGCCGAGCACCTGGGCGTGAAGCTTCCCATCATCTTTTTACCCGTTTCCCCCGGCAAAAACGTCTCCGTGATCGTCGAAGTGGCGGCCATGAACATGATCCTCAAAGGCTCCGGCTATGACGCTGCCGAGGATTTCAACCGCCTCGTGCATGAAGAGATCCGCAGGCAGACCCTGCTCAAGCCAAACCCATCAAACCTGGATGCTCCGGAAAACAATTAG